The window GCGGTACGAACGGGAAGCTGGGCTCCGGCGCGGCGAGGTCCTCGGACTCACCGATCAGCGAGCGCGCCTCCTCGTCGACGGCCTGCACGAGCCGCCGGGGCGGGTCGTACGTCCAGCTCGCCGAGTGCGGTTCGCCCGCCACCATGTAGACCAGCAGCACTTCCCAGGTGCCGTCGTCACGGCGCCACGAGTCCCACTGCACGGTGTCCTTGTCGGCGCCGCGCAGCAGCAGCCGCTCCTGGACGGCCTCGCCGAGCTGCGGCCCGGCGGCGTTCTCACCGGGGCGGCGGACGGGAGTCTTGCGGGCCCGTTCGGCCATGAAGGCGCGCTCGGCGAGCACGGGGCCCTCGAAGCGCCGTACGCGGTCGACGGGGATGCCGGCGAGTTGGGCGACCTCTTCCGCGGTCGCACCAGCGCGTATACGCGCCTGGATGTCGCGGGGGCGGAGATGGCTCTCCACCTCGATCTCGATCTGGCCGAGGCGGGGACGGTCGCCGCGCACGGCGGCGCGCAGGCGTTCGTCGATCGGAAGCGTGTACTCCGTTGCGTCGGCAGCCTTCAGC of the Streptomyces sp. T12 genome contains:
- the sepH gene encoding septation protein SepH, which gives rise to MPELRVVAVSNDGTRLVLKAADATEYTLPIDERLRAAVRGDRPRLGQIEIEVESHLRPRDIQARIRAGATAEEVAQLAGIPVDRVRRFEGPVLAERAFMAERARKTPVRRPGENAAGPQLGEAVQERLLLRGADKDTVQWDSWRRDDGTWEVLLVYMVAGEPHSASWTYDPPRRLVQAVDEEARSLIGESEDLAAPEPSFPFVPRIARLPRERGMDRALEGARPSLPAQASEPVEETTEERDSLTSLLEAVPSFRGDLVVPERPPEPDAEEPPAEPATEEPPAPAASAGSAYADVLMPRSVGSHRDRLIGATDRQAEADGVRPGRRAAVPSWDEIVFGTRRKKQE